The Swingsia samuiensis genome contains the following window.
TCATGAGCGATATTCAAAAACGTCGTTACATCCTGCGGTCGAGCGGTTGCAGCCATAAAATCATGAAAAGGTTGAGCTGTAAGGCGCAAGCCTTCCATTTCCTCTACGTGTCCTGCCATCAGTGGTGATATCCCTGTATCCCAAGATTTCTGTAGTGTGGGCTGCATAACAAAAAGCGTTAAAAATAAGGCTAACCCTACTAAAACAGTGCTTGGAGGTGTGCCTTGTGCGCCTAACGCACTTTTCAGCAAGGACAGTACGATCACAATCCGGGTAAAGGCTGTTACCATGACCAATAAACTTGGCGCTAAAGACAAAACTGTTATCAGAGCACTAAGTTGAATTAAACGCCCTGTTGTTCCCGTGCCTCCAGACTGCCCCAAATCTATATTTACGGACTGAGCAAAAGCGAAATGAGGCGTGAACACACATAGAGCAACAAAAAGAATCCAAAGGGTTTTCCTCATGATTTTTGCTCCACAAGAGATGCAAAACCCGGCTTATTCCCGCTTTCTAAAATA
Protein-coding sequences here:
- the fliP gene encoding flagellar type III secretion system pore protein FliP (The bacterial flagellar biogenesis protein FliP forms a type III secretion system (T3SS)-type pore required for flagellar assembly.); translation: MRKTLWILFVALCVFTPHFAFAQSVNIDLGQSGGTGTTGRLIQLSALITVLSLAPSLLVMVTAFTRIVIVLSLLKSALGAQGTPPSTVLVGLALFLTLFVMQPTLQKSWDTGISPLMAGHVEEMEGLRLTAQPFHDFMAATARPQDVTTFLNIAHEKPPATMADIPWRILTPAFMVGELRRGFEMGFLLYLPFLIIDLVVSSVLMSLGMMMLPPSTVSLPFKLIFFVAVDGWSLVAGSLVKSFTG